The Pseudomonas fluorescens genome includes a window with the following:
- a CDS encoding protein kinase domain-containing protein, whose product MTSMQVKVGGKTERLDKQLGKGGEGDVYALVGRGDCAVKIYKPELRVSRENKVRAMVDGRLAGATTLVAFPAEVVTDAAGNFLGFTMRLVAGYRALHELYSPKSRKMNFPKADYRFLVRVAQNVARAVATVHQAGCIIGDLNHSGVLVGPDATVALIDADSFQFSLKGHAYPCVVGTEDFTPPELHGGSLAKVIRTQAHDNFGLAVAIFQLLAMGKHPYAGRYNGPDLSLGQSIAQNRFAFSMARRNETRTTPPPGSVLLADYPGTIAAALESAFGLAPSSRPDPATWVSLLQRLETGLRRCADVATHYFPGSATSCLWCRLASQSGVEMFPQGLAAGAVPLAGPFDLERVWAAIRALRIPIPEEVLPVWSGTIAAPSLSVTQAKGKRHDPAILGGVALLIAIIGCVLAPKAALLWGGLGLIGLVRVFATDKVDSTTFRKAYRDADSKVRLASQAYLQRIGLREMHILRADLEDAVIRYRQVQDGLVQALNQLKLTREERQRAVFLDRFLIRRASIPGIGAGKTATLASFGIETAADITASTVRAVPGFGEALTAKMLAWRLGHEGKFRYNATPDPSDLQAEQSTRVAFATKQIELQRKIQLGLAALQAAVPRCLSTKNTPDQALMQALQERAIAEHDCAALGISVPAPTEITIDIPKRTQTLPSRANPAPVTSGSSIPTSARLPATNSCPSCGASMVRRTARKGKHAGRQFWGCSKFPVCKGTRS is encoded by the coding sequence ATGACCTCTATGCAGGTCAAGGTTGGCGGTAAAACCGAGCGCCTTGACAAACAGCTGGGCAAGGGGGGCGAAGGCGATGTGTACGCCTTGGTGGGGCGAGGTGATTGTGCGGTCAAGATCTATAAACCGGAACTGCGTGTCTCGCGCGAGAACAAAGTCCGAGCAATGGTTGATGGGAGATTGGCTGGTGCGACCACCCTCGTCGCTTTTCCGGCTGAAGTAGTGACTGATGCCGCTGGTAACTTTCTTGGTTTTACCATGCGGTTGGTGGCGGGATACCGCGCGCTGCATGAGCTATACAGTCCAAAATCCCGCAAGATGAATTTTCCAAAGGCTGATTATCGCTTCCTGGTCCGCGTAGCTCAAAATGTCGCACGTGCTGTCGCCACTGTGCATCAAGCCGGGTGTATCATCGGCGACCTCAATCACTCTGGGGTACTGGTAGGTCCTGATGCGACGGTCGCGTTAATTGATGCCGACAGTTTCCAGTTCAGTTTGAAGGGCCACGCTTACCCTTGTGTTGTCGGCACCGAAGACTTCACACCACCCGAGCTTCACGGGGGTAGCCTTGCGAAGGTCATCCGCACTCAGGCACACGACAATTTCGGGCTTGCGGTTGCTATCTTCCAGTTGCTAGCGATGGGCAAGCACCCCTATGCAGGTCGTTACAACGGTCCGGATCTGTCTTTGGGGCAATCGATAGCACAGAATCGTTTTGCCTTTTCGATGGCTCGACGTAACGAGACACGTACCACACCGCCCCCTGGCTCTGTACTGCTGGCGGATTATCCTGGAACTATAGCGGCGGCATTGGAGTCTGCGTTTGGCCTCGCGCCCTCGTCACGCCCAGATCCGGCCACCTGGGTCAGCTTGCTCCAGAGACTCGAGACGGGATTGCGCCGCTGCGCAGACGTAGCGACCCACTATTTCCCAGGCTCTGCAACTTCTTGTTTGTGGTGTCGATTGGCGAGTCAGTCTGGGGTAGAAATGTTTCCCCAAGGCCTGGCTGCTGGCGCTGTTCCGTTGGCAGGGCCATTCGATTTGGAGCGCGTGTGGGCGGCTATTCGAGCACTGCGTATCCCGATACCAGAGGAAGTGTTGCCGGTTTGGAGTGGCACCATCGCTGCCCCGAGCCTTTCTGTGACACAAGCAAAGGGTAAGCGCCATGATCCCGCGATCTTGGGTGGTGTTGCTTTGCTAATCGCCATTATTGGCTGTGTTCTCGCTCCCAAAGCAGCACTGCTGTGGGGGGGGCTCGGGCTTATTGGTTTAGTGCGAGTCTTTGCTACCGATAAGGTGGACTCAACGACTTTTCGCAAGGCTTATCGAGACGCGGACAGTAAGGTGCGCTTGGCGTCTCAAGCCTATCTTCAACGAATTGGTCTGCGGGAAATGCACATCTTGCGTGCCGATTTGGAAGATGCAGTCATTCGATATCGGCAGGTCCAAGATGGTCTTGTTCAGGCGCTCAATCAACTGAAGTTGACACGAGAGGAGCGCCAACGCGCAGTTTTCTTGGATCGCTTTTTGATCAGGCGAGCGTCGATACCTGGTATCGGAGCCGGGAAGACTGCCACGCTTGCGTCTTTTGGTATTGAGACGGCTGCGGATATTACTGCTTCAACAGTTCGAGCGGTGCCAGGTTTCGGAGAGGCACTGACAGCGAAGATGTTAGCTTGGCGTCTGGGGCATGAGGGTAAATTTCGCTATAACGCCACACCCGATCCGTCCGATCTACAAGCAGAACAGTCCACTCGAGTGGCGTTCGCAACTAAACAGATCGAACTCCAAAGAAAAATTCAGTTGGGCTTGGCTGCATTGCAAGCGGCTGTGCCACGCTGCCTTTCTACCAAAAACACACCAGATCAGGCGCTCATGCAAGCACTCCAGGAGCGTGCTATCGCAGAGCACGATTGTGCTGCATTGGGGATCAGCGTACCTGCGCCAACCGAAATCACCATTGATATCCCCAAAAGAACGCAAACACTGCCAAGCAGAGCTAATCCAGCGCCGGTGACCTCTGGTTCGTCGATACCGACTTCCGCGCGTTTACCTGCAACGAACTCTTGCCCGAGCTGCGGCGCTTCCATGGTGCGTCGTACCGCACGCAAGGGAAAGCATGCGGGGCGTCAGTTCTGGGGGTGCTCCAAATTTCCTGTCTGTAAAGGCACAAGGAGTTAA
- a CDS encoding RHS repeat-associated core domain-containing protein, with protein MKGNYSGCGAFSKTKIWLRQMTHCSLLLIAWLALSMMNSQASAASAIGGAAGSVPTRHAGEAATLLPDGRWLLSGGSEKGVTLATLTVVDPVTNTETLFPGNLNTPRQDHTATLLPDGTVLIVGGVGAEGSPLSQAERINIEKQQTQLVTGAAFTPRSRHTATLLLDGHVLLVAGLSPQKTAVTSAELWDPRTGTVNTLPVSLSTARYGHTAQTLPSGSILIQGGKDQSDKPVAGSELYDPAGQKFSSLEENQSGLPATSTSLQGPPETQASLPAANANAVGLNSWISLHFSKPMTVTSLNSNTVTVIGPTGQITGRVTPVENGQAVFFVPTQELLPNTHYSVFVSGATDASGTQLTLAGYTFTTQALTANTAPTSTTPSSAVDDQTKPLAPLADSEMVNAGPEDWVPGPEHLTGDWRTKRPPSPLQDLPPLQAPLGVTALAGQVLLMNGKAAVGVKLKMGEQSAVTDATGRFLLSGIGTGNQTLRIDGSGANKPGRQYGFFDDLVVIFENGKTQSLQYTIWLPRTDTQHAVSLPSPTTKEVTVTTPHIPGLALHIPKGTVIRDTNGAVVSSVSITPIPVDRTPFPLPTHGIPVYFTIQPGSANLQAIDPSSFKAAQIIYPNYNSRPAGSAMDFWTYDPVYKGWYVYGEGLVSQNGKQVIPGDGVGVYEFTGAMVSVPSLAPAKNPTAGGGNQLLGVASSDKAEPVDTSTGLFTYPHTDLVVADTLPLILTRTYLSEDTRSRAFGIGTNHVYDIFMVGDTSPWTYQDLILSNGERIHFNRTSSGTSYGDAVYQHNGSPSDRFQGATISWVGGTWPWLLKLKDGSKMWFPDAENNTRLQNAAMTQAMDRFGNTVTLTRDSLNNLQRVTSPNGHWISFTYDSSDRITQASDNMGRTVSYTYDSNGNLWKVTDANGGVETYTYDSSHQMLTITRPNGNVLLSNSYDANGRVSQQILGPGSSVAGTYQFAYTLSGSQVTQTDVTDPRGNIERLAFNGAGYVTTNTYGLGQPEQQSYSLQRNATTNLVTSVTDALGRVTGYAYDGLGNLTSVTRLQGTSQAVTQSYTYDSTFNQLTSYTDGLSHTTNYGYDSLGRLTQITDPLGNTVKFTSDSQGRLTQITDPIGANTTLSYSLGDLASVTDPLGRTTSYFTDNVGRVMAITDAVGRRTMTEYDPLDRKIKVTDPLGSVTNFAYDTNSNLLSVTDAKNGVHAYTYDARDRRVSYTDPLNATQSYGLDGLDNVTQWTARNGVIASYTYDALNRRTQSAFGQTLIGSGPSLTAPDATVGYTFDGGNRLTQIVDTQGGTITRGYDDLDRLLSEATTQGTVSYTYNAADRRTSMTVTGQPSVNYTYDVGNRLTNLSNGSQSAAFTYDADNRRATLTLPNGVTVSYGYDNAGQLVSLSYAKGGANLGNLSYGYDNAGQRVQLGGSLARTTLPDAVSTTSYNAANQLTAWSGASLLYDANGNMTSDGSNTYTWDSRQRLSTLTGTTSGSFSYDAANRRGQKTIAGQTTSYVFDGLNLVQELTGTVTPTVQTNFLTGGLDEVFSRTEASGSTYTYLTDALGSIQALSDSSGSSTTQYTYGPYGHTNTSGSASANSLQYTGRENDGSGLYYYRARYYSPSFGRFISEDPIELAGGINIFIYALGNPASLTDPLGLDTYVTNRDLSVVGTSARSWSNPATHTFTFTTNHDGSVESTYSWGNSANLEGWNLNQPEDISAAEQSLKNGEAKKVGPAFMDSYYRIAFDKLNIPANNHSNGIILNNCKSETANLNNLAWKLFSGAK; from the coding sequence CGGTACTCATCGTTGGCGGTGTGGGAGCAGAGGGCAGCCCCCTTAGCCAGGCCGAGCGCATCAACATCGAGAAGCAGCAGACCCAACTTGTTACCGGTGCGGCTTTTACGCCCCGCTCCCGGCATACGGCTACCCTTTTGCTCGATGGACACGTTCTGTTAGTCGCAGGCTTGTCGCCTCAAAAAACGGCGGTGACTAGCGCCGAACTGTGGGATCCACGTACGGGGACGGTGAATACGCTACCGGTTAGCTTATCGACTGCCCGCTATGGGCATACCGCGCAAACCTTGCCTTCCGGTTCCATCTTGATCCAGGGCGGCAAAGACCAAAGTGACAAACCAGTGGCGGGTAGCGAGCTTTATGACCCCGCCGGGCAAAAATTCTCCTCACTGGAGGAGAACCAATCAGGCTTGCCAGCGACGTCAACCTCCCTGCAGGGTCCTCCAGAAACGCAAGCCAGTCTGCCTGCGGCTAATGCTAACGCTGTCGGTCTCAACAGCTGGATCAGCCTGCATTTTTCCAAGCCGATGACGGTGACGTCACTGAACAGCAACACTGTGACGGTGATAGGCCCGACCGGTCAAATTACCGGCAGAGTAACGCCTGTAGAAAACGGGCAAGCGGTGTTTTTTGTCCCGACGCAGGAGCTATTACCCAATACGCATTACAGTGTGTTTGTCAGCGGCGCCACAGATGCGAGCGGCACTCAACTTACACTGGCGGGGTACACCTTTACTACGCAGGCCCTGACCGCCAACACTGCGCCAACCAGCACCACCCCCTCTAGCGCTGTTGATGACCAAACCAAGCCGCTGGCCCCACTTGCCGACTCTGAGATGGTTAACGCCGGCCCTGAGGACTGGGTCCCCGGTCCTGAGCATTTAACCGGTGACTGGCGCACCAAACGTCCACCTTCTCCTTTGCAGGACCTCCCCCCTTTACAAGCCCCTTTGGGAGTCACGGCACTGGCGGGCCAGGTGCTGTTGATGAATGGAAAGGCAGCTGTAGGTGTGAAATTAAAGATGGGAGAACAAAGCGCCGTTACCGACGCTACTGGTCGCTTTCTCCTGAGTGGTATCGGTACCGGAAATCAAACGCTCAGAATCGATGGCTCTGGTGCCAACAAACCAGGTCGTCAATATGGATTTTTTGATGATTTGGTTGTCATCTTTGAGAATGGCAAAACCCAGTCCCTGCAATACACCATTTGGCTGCCCCGTACCGACACACAACACGCGGTAAGCCTGCCATCCCCCACTACAAAAGAGGTGACCGTCACAACACCTCATATTCCAGGGCTGGCGTTGCATATCCCTAAAGGAACCGTCATCCGAGATACCAACGGCGCCGTTGTCAGCTCCGTCAGCATTACCCCCATCCCAGTTGACCGCACACCGTTTCCGCTTCCTACGCACGGCATCCCGGTGTATTTCACCATTCAGCCAGGCAGCGCAAATCTGCAAGCCATCGATCCAAGCAGTTTTAAGGCTGCACAGATCATTTACCCCAACTACAACAGCCGCCCGGCCGGCTCCGCGATGGACTTCTGGACTTACGACCCCGTCTATAAAGGTTGGTATGTCTATGGTGAGGGGCTTGTCTCACAAAATGGAAAACAAGTTATTCCGGGAGATGGGGTTGGCGTTTATGAGTTCACTGGAGCCATGGTCAGTGTGCCGTCTCTAGCGCCCGCAAAGAATCCAACGGCCGGTGGAGGCAACCAATTGCTGGGGGTTGCTTCGAGTGACAAGGCCGAGCCAGTGGATACGTCCACGGGCTTGTTCACATACCCGCACACCGACCTGGTTGTCGCCGATACCCTTCCACTGATCTTAACTCGCACCTACCTTTCCGAGGACACTCGGTCACGAGCCTTCGGCATCGGTACCAATCACGTCTATGACATTTTCATGGTCGGCGATACCAGCCCTTGGACCTATCAGGATCTGATTCTTTCAAACGGTGAACGCATTCACTTCAACCGGACTTCGTCGGGTACCAGTTACGGGGATGCTGTGTACCAACACAATGGGTCACCCTCGGATCGATTCCAGGGGGCAACCATCTCATGGGTCGGCGGCACATGGCCGTGGCTGCTCAAGCTCAAAGATGGCTCAAAAATGTGGTTCCCGGACGCAGAGAACAACACTCGTCTGCAAAATGCAGCGATGACCCAAGCCATGGATCGATTTGGTAACACGGTCACACTGACACGAGACTCCCTTAACAACTTGCAGCGAGTGACATCCCCCAATGGGCACTGGATAAGTTTCACCTATGACTCCAGCGACCGCATTACGCAGGCCAGTGACAACATGGGCCGCACAGTCAGCTATACCTACGACAGCAACGGAAATCTTTGGAAGGTCACTGACGCCAATGGAGGCGTAGAAACCTATACCTATGACAGCTCACACCAGATGCTGACCATCACACGACCCAACGGCAATGTACTGCTGAGCAACAGTTACGATGCCAATGGCCGGGTCTCACAACAAATTCTTGGACCTGGGAGTTCCGTTGCAGGCACCTACCAATTTGCGTACACCCTCAGTGGCAGCCAAGTGACCCAGACGGACGTAACAGATCCCCGCGGTAATATCGAACGCTTGGCATTCAATGGAGCAGGCTACGTCACAACGAACACCTATGGCCTGGGTCAACCCGAACAACAAAGCTATAGCCTCCAACGTAACGCCACCACCAATTTGGTGACCTCCGTCACTGATGCCTTGGGTCGAGTGACTGGTTATGCATACGATGGATTGGGCAATCTCACCAGCGTGACCCGGCTGCAAGGGACCTCGCAGGCAGTGACGCAGAGCTATACCTACGACTCCACCTTCAATCAACTCACCAGCTATACCGATGGACTCAGCCATACCACTAACTACGGCTACGATAGTTTGGGGCGTCTGACGCAAATTACCGACCCCTTGGGCAATACTGTGAAATTCACATCAGATAGCCAAGGGCGCTTGACGCAGATCACCGACCCCATCGGAGCGAACACGACCCTGAGCTATTCTCTTGGAGACCTTGCGAGCGTTACCGACCCACTAGGGCGAACCACCAGCTACTTCACCGACAACGTAGGGCGCGTCATGGCAATAACTGACGCCGTGGGGCGTCGTACCATGACGGAATATGACCCACTGGACCGTAAAATCAAGGTTACGGATCCGTTAGGAAGCGTGACCAACTTTGCTTATGACACGAACAGTAATCTCCTGAGTGTCACTGACGCTAAGAACGGAGTGCATGCGTACACCTACGACGCTCGCGATCGCCGAGTGTCTTACACCGACCCACTGAACGCGACGCAAAGCTACGGCCTCGACGGCCTGGATAATGTGACACAGTGGACCGCCCGCAATGGCGTGATCGCCAGCTACACCTATGATGCCTTGAATCGGCGCACGCAATCGGCCTTCGGGCAAACCTTGATCGGCAGTGGTCCTTCTTTGACAGCTCCAGATGCCACCGTTGGCTACACCTTCGACGGTGGTAACCGCCTGACGCAGATTGTGGACACGCAGGGAGGCACAATCACCCGCGGGTACGATGATCTGGATCGCCTGCTCAGCGAAGCAACAACACAAGGCACCGTCTCCTACACCTACAATGCTGCTGATCGTCGTACCAGCATGACTGTCACGGGCCAGCCCTCGGTGAACTACACCTATGACGTCGGCAATCGTCTGACCAATCTGAGCAACGGCAGTCAAAGCGCGGCCTTCACTTATGATGCGGACAACCGTCGTGCCACTTTGACCCTGCCCAACGGGGTGACCGTCAGTTACGGTTACGATAATGCCGGCCAGTTGGTCAGCCTCAGTTACGCCAAGGGCGGCGCCAACCTCGGCAATTTGAGCTATGGCTACGATAATGCTGGCCAACGGGTACAGCTTGGCGGCAGCTTGGCCCGCACCACCCTCCCCGATGCTGTGAGCACCACCAGCTACAACGCAGCTAACCAATTGACGGCATGGAGCGGCGCCTCCTTGCTGTATGACGCCAATGGCAACATGACCAGTGATGGCAGCAATACCTACACTTGGGATTCACGTCAGCGCCTGAGTACGCTTACAGGTACCACGTCTGGTAGCTTTAGCTATGACGCGGCCAACAGACGTGGCCAAAAGACGATTGCCGGCCAAACCACCAGCTATGTTTTCGACGGCCTCAACTTGGTGCAAGAACTGACCGGTACTGTCACCCCGACGGTTCAGACAAATTTCCTCACGGGCGGTTTGGACGAAGTGTTCAGCCGTACCGAGGCCAGTGGCAGCACCTACACCTATCTGACTGATGCACTGGGATCAATCCAAGCACTTTCTGACAGCAGCGGTTCATCCACTACCCAATACACGTACGGCCCTTACGGCCATACCAACACCAGTGGCTCCGCCAGTGCTAACAGTCTGCAGTACACGGGGCGGGAAAATGATGGCTCCGGTCTCTACTATTACCGTGCGCGGTATTACTCCCCTAGCTTTGGACGATTTATTTCGGAGGATCCAATAGAACTTGCGGGCGGCATCAACATATTTATCTATGCATTAGGAAATCCCGCCTCACTCACCGACCCACTAGGTCTAGATACATATGTCACAAATCGAGACCTATCTGTTGTTGGCACTTCCGCACGCTCTTGGTCAAACCCGGCTACGCATACATTCACATTTACCACAAATCACGACGGCTCTGTTGAATCCACGTACAGCTGGGGCAACTCTGCCAACTTGGAGGGCTGGAACCTTAACCAACCAGAAGATATAAGTGCGGCAGAGCAGTCATTAAAAAATGGCGAGGCAAAAAAAGTCGGCCCCGCCTTTATGGATTCATACTACCGCATTGCCTTCGATAAATTAAACATTCCAGCAAACAACCACAGCAACGGAATAATACTCAACAACTGCAAAAGCGAAACAGCCAACCTAAACAATCTGGCTTGGAAATTATTCTCAGGAGCTAAATAA
- a CDS encoding DUF3800 domain-containing protein, with amino-acid sequence MDRTYAFVDESGNTDLDTSKGGSSGFFIVCSILVAEKDLDAAYAQAEALRKRHFQTGEIKSSSLKLKDADRRARILNDLSELPFKLYFTVVDKSRIHKDGGLRIKTSFIKYVNGLLYERLFHAYPDLRMIVDEHGGQDFQESLRSYVLDRFVDDLFGDQDAFQTTSSKNNVLVQVADFFAGSVAQIYEEKASEEAVLAYKKILRSLTLGMLEWPSKYQSLLPPPTDESGYADHQVHQEALRQADRFSERFGENPDEDERLQLSILRFLRFQSEFVTKDYVLTTEIMAHLKDSGFGEVNGQRIRSSGIAKLRDADVIITSAAKGYKIPQTRADIADFLQRASGIVVPLLERVKKAREVYRVSSRGEYDIVTANLTELTKLLAALETFADD; translated from the coding sequence ATGGACAGAACGTATGCTTTCGTGGATGAGTCCGGAAATACCGACCTTGATACGTCAAAGGGTGGAAGCTCGGGCTTCTTCATCGTGTGCTCCATTCTAGTGGCAGAGAAAGACCTGGACGCTGCTTATGCCCAAGCTGAAGCACTCCGCAAGCGTCATTTTCAAACAGGCGAGATCAAATCAAGCAGCCTGAAACTCAAGGATGCAGATCGCCGTGCCAGGATCCTCAACGACCTATCCGAGCTGCCATTTAAGCTTTACTTCACCGTCGTTGATAAATCTCGAATCCACAAAGATGGCGGCCTTCGTATCAAGACCTCGTTCATAAAATACGTGAACGGGTTGCTCTATGAACGTCTGTTCCACGCGTACCCTGACCTCCGGATGATCGTAGACGAACATGGAGGGCAGGATTTTCAGGAAAGCCTCAGAAGCTATGTTCTAGATCGGTTCGTCGACGACCTATTTGGCGATCAGGATGCCTTCCAGACGACGTCCAGCAAGAACAACGTTTTGGTTCAGGTTGCAGATTTTTTTGCTGGCTCAGTGGCTCAAATATACGAGGAGAAGGCTTCGGAAGAAGCAGTTCTTGCCTACAAGAAAATCCTCCGCAGCCTGACTCTTGGAATGCTGGAGTGGCCATCCAAGTACCAGTCTCTCCTGCCGCCGCCGACGGATGAATCAGGGTATGCAGACCACCAGGTACACCAAGAAGCTCTCCGCCAAGCCGACCGCTTCAGCGAGCGGTTCGGTGAGAACCCTGATGAAGATGAGCGCCTGCAGCTAAGCATCTTGAGATTCTTGAGATTCCAAAGCGAATTCGTCACCAAGGACTACGTGCTGACTACGGAGATTATGGCCCACCTAAAAGACAGCGGGTTCGGAGAGGTCAACGGCCAGCGAATTCGCTCCAGCGGCATCGCCAAGCTTCGCGATGCGGACGTCATCATCACCAGTGCGGCGAAGGGCTACAAAATTCCCCAGACGCGTGCGGACATCGCCGATTTCCTGCAGCGAGCATCAGGAATCGTTGTGCCTCTTCTGGAGCGAGTTAAAAAGGCCCGCGAGGTATATCGGGTCAGCAGCCGAGGAGAATATGACATCGTCACTGCCAACCTTACTGAGCTAACCAAGCTGCTCGCTGCCCTGGAAACATTTGCGGATGACTGA
- a CDS encoding RES family NAD+ phosphorylase: MAKRSAKGSERGAPPSDDSAASVTPVPEATLYVTFTELAKGEVLHRVHHDKYQPDQFNPGVQGNARFSPIQNDQGQAIPTLYGGTTIECALMETVFHDVPHTPGFKSFDKGKLAGQVHSAVQIDQPLQLVDLSSVPLRKLGITRKQLIDTEKDQYPATRKWAEAIHRQCPDAQGLYWVSRQDDSARAVVLFGDRIPGGSLRPQGVSRSLVDDPIVYDAVLDLADRIGVAVIAGKN; encoded by the coding sequence ATGGCTAAGCGCAGTGCTAAGGGCAGTGAACGTGGGGCTCCGCCGTCGGATGATTCGGCGGCATCCGTGACTCCGGTGCCTGAGGCTACGTTGTACGTCACGTTCACTGAACTGGCTAAAGGCGAAGTGCTCCATCGCGTGCACCACGACAAATACCAGCCAGATCAATTCAACCCAGGTGTGCAGGGCAATGCACGCTTCAGCCCGATCCAGAATGATCAGGGGCAGGCGATTCCAACGTTGTATGGTGGTACGACAATAGAGTGCGCCTTGATGGAGACCGTCTTTCACGATGTTCCCCATACGCCAGGCTTCAAGAGTTTCGATAAAGGAAAGCTGGCTGGACAGGTGCACTCCGCTGTCCAGATCGATCAACCGCTGCAATTGGTCGATCTATCCAGCGTTCCCCTGCGCAAATTGGGCATCACCCGTAAGCAGTTGATCGACACTGAGAAGGATCAGTACCCGGCGACGCGCAAATGGGCCGAAGCGATCCATCGCCAATGCCCGGATGCGCAAGGCTTGTATTGGGTATCCAGGCAAGACGATTCTGCACGAGCTGTGGTTCTTTTTGGTGACCGTATTCCCGGAGGTTCGCTTCGTCCACAGGGTGTTTCGCGCAGCCTGGTAGACGATCCTATTGTTTACGACGCGGTGCTCGATCTGGCAGATCGGATTGGTGTCGCCGTCATTGCAGGGAAAAACTGA
- a CDS encoding PP2C family serine/threonine-protein phosphatase, with protein MPIQRGRRGGQLQSSLHWRWAAASCIGTSHLRMGTRKQDAFSVMRVHSDAMCAIVSDGAGSASHGGQGAVLVCRTLRINFRNWFKQHEVLPGDETIMCWIDQLRDHLSLVAKKRGVTRRQFASTLVMLVIFKDQVLALQIGDSALVARKEGVWEAICWPENGEFASTTYFVTDDPEVRLHTYRFDRKHDAFALFSDGLESVALEQATQQPFARFFDPMIKPVDQARADGRLAELSEALTRYLHSPALCDRTDDDKTLILVSCR; from the coding sequence TTGCCAATCCAACGGGGCCGACGGGGTGGGCAGTTGCAGAGTAGCCTGCATTGGCGCTGGGCCGCAGCGTCGTGTATTGGCACGTCGCATCTACGAATGGGCACACGGAAGCAGGATGCATTTAGCGTCATGCGCGTCCATTCAGATGCAATGTGTGCGATTGTTTCTGATGGCGCGGGCAGTGCTAGTCACGGTGGGCAGGGCGCTGTATTAGTCTGCCGCACCCTGCGGATCAATTTTCGTAACTGGTTTAAGCAACATGAAGTTTTGCCAGGCGACGAAACGATCATGTGCTGGATTGATCAACTCCGCGATCATCTTTCGTTGGTCGCGAAGAAGCGGGGTGTAACTCGGCGACAGTTTGCCTCCACGCTGGTCATGCTGGTGATATTCAAAGATCAAGTCTTGGCTTTACAGATCGGCGATAGTGCACTTGTGGCGCGCAAGGAGGGTGTGTGGGAGGCCATTTGCTGGCCGGAGAACGGAGAGTTCGCTTCGACGACCTATTTCGTTACCGATGATCCTGAAGTTCGTCTGCACACCTATCGCTTTGATCGGAAGCACGATGCTTTCGCTCTTTTTTCCGATGGGCTTGAGTCAGTTGCGCTGGAGCAGGCCACGCAACAACCTTTTGCTCGCTTCTTCGATCCCATGATCAAACCGGTGGATCAGGCACGGGCGGATGGGCGCCTTGCCGAGTTATCAGAAGCGCTCACGCGTTATTTGCATAGCCCTGCGCTGTGTGACCGCACGGATGACGACAAGACGCTCATTCTGGTGTCGTGTAGATGA
- a CDS encoding putative phage abortive infection protein, translating to MSLEHKFETLTPARLFKWLAWILAFATGVVGVVFAFYLMEFNDGFSSQNADWGTFGDFIGGTLNPLLSFLGLIALLLTIVLQSKELESTRKELERSALAQEKSESSLREQSKTQIKQQFEDTFFSLLDQHNKALEKISAPTGKWTNGRSDIDIVRETVFDQSVSNLAEAKHALEEKNGLCGHYFRVLYQILKFISMNVPDSQIGFNFNEGTIKHCKLANNEKMYSNILRSFLNYDATQLLAVYCYCTEPQDTYWNFKLLIERYAFLEHMPFVIDSKINNLLQDTELFYDQAAFGHSQFKNVHNVAQC from the coding sequence ATGAGTTTAGAACATAAATTTGAAACCTTGACACCTGCGCGTCTGTTCAAATGGTTAGCATGGATACTAGCCTTCGCGACAGGAGTTGTGGGGGTGGTCTTTGCCTTTTATCTTATGGAGTTTAATGATGGCTTTAGCAGTCAGAACGCCGACTGGGGAACATTTGGCGACTTTATAGGCGGCACGCTTAACCCGCTGCTAAGCTTCCTTGGATTAATTGCCCTGCTACTAACCATTGTCCTACAAAGCAAAGAGCTCGAATCAACGAGAAAAGAACTAGAGCGCTCAGCGTTAGCACAGGAAAAATCTGAATCTTCGCTAAGAGAGCAATCGAAAACACAAATAAAACAACAATTCGAAGACACTTTTTTTTCTTTGCTAGACCAACACAATAAAGCACTGGAGAAAATATCAGCACCAACAGGCAAATGGACCAATGGAAGGTCGGATATTGATATTGTCAGGGAAACTGTGTTTGATCAATCAGTTTCAAATTTAGCAGAAGCCAAACATGCCCTTGAAGAGAAAAATGGCTTATGTGGCCACTATTTTAGAGTTCTATATCAAATTTTAAAATTTATATCAATGAATGTACCTGACAGCCAGATAGGCTTCAACTTCAATGAAGGCACAATTAAACACTGCAAGCTCGCAAATAACGAAAAAATGTATAGCAACATTCTCAGATCCTTCTTGAACTATGACGCAACTCAACTTCTAGCTGTATACTGCTATTGCACTGAACCTCAAGACACTTACTGGAATTTCAAATTGCTCATAGAACGCTACGCTTTTTTAGAGCATATGCCCTTCGTTATTGACAGCAAAATCAATAATCTACTACAAGACACCGAGCTATTTTACGACCAAGCAGCATTTGGCCATAGTCAATTCAAGAACGTACACAACGTAGCGCAATGTTAA